Below is a genomic region from Mustela lutreola isolate mMusLut2 chromosome 1, mMusLut2.pri, whole genome shotgun sequence.
TTCTtgagcctgagcccagaccagGGGTACCTGGATTCTGCTCTGATGGTGTTTTTAGGGTGGGGGCTGACCTCTACTAAGGGAGTCAAAGGATAAGGATCAGTCTGATGGGAGAAACCTGACTTGATTTGCTGGGCCTGGAGTTCTGGTACCCCAGCTCAGGGAATGATTTTTCCCAGTTATGTTCCTGGAATCAGGAGCCAAATCCTCCAACAGAAAAGGGCCAGGGATTGGAGGGCGGGTTACTAGAAAGGTCCAGGagttgaaggggctggggggaagaTCCCACCCCTTAGCCAGGCTGTATTTCCCCCATCCAGTAATGGGGAGGGTCTTGGGGGTAGAAGGTCAGTGTTACAGATGGGAAGGTGGGCTGGGGACAAAGGGTGGGGTTGGCACCTTGTTTTCTTCCAGGAACTTGAGCTTGATGGCCACATCTCCCCGCAGCTTCTCATATTTGTCCCGATGGGCCTGGAAAGTGGCCTGTGCACTCTCGAGTCGACCGCGCGTCCCTGCATCCCGGGGGCCTAGGCTCAGCTCCTCTAAGTCTGTTCGGTAGGCATCATATTCCAGCCTGGGAAAGGGGTGATACAGGCTGGTCTCCACCCCTGTGTCCTCCACAcatattctcctttccttcctcaatTCTTATGACCCCAAAGCTCAAACTTCCACCCAGGCCAGTCAATCCCCAAAACCCTGGGCCCTGCTGGTGCCCACACCTGGCAGCCTCATACTGCTTGACAGTCATGAGCGTGTCTTCCATGGTCTTGGTGACCAATGTGTTGATGCTAGAGACAAAGAAGTTCACAGCCCCTAACAGGGTCTCTCCATTCTTGCACAGCAGCTTCTGTGTCTCTGCATTGTAGCCAAATTCCTCCTGAAGGCAGAAGGGAGGACAGGCCTTGAGCAACAGTTCCTACCTGACTAAAGCTACAGGGCCCTTATTCCCCTCCTCCCCATGGAGAAACAGCCATGGAAACTGGAACCACCAAGGGCTGCCTCTAGCAAGGCTCTCTTAGCCAGAAAGTTAGTGGGGCCACCCCAGGGATGGCTGGGGTAGGAATATGGGAGTGGGGTTCTCATATAAGTTCACAGGACGAGAATAGGGAAAGCTAGTGCAGCAGGCAAGGGAGGGACTCTGATTAGGCTGAGCACTGATGCAGAGAAGGGTTACTTGTGAGGCATCTAGTGtgccatctcccccacccctccaacttCTGAACCTCTGTACAAACCCTTAGGCTGCCTCCACAGGTGAGTGCTGCTGGGGGTAGGGCTGGGCCTACCCTGGAGGGGTTCTCCCTCTgggctgcaggagggagggagggagggaggctgagggCTGACTGCCTGGGAGGGCCCGGGCCCAGTCCCCCCACCCTCTTTGGCCTGACCAAGGCACCTGAAGCTCTGGGGACTTCTGGCTGAGATCAGCAAAGGCGTCACCTAGCGCATGCTGAGTCTGCAGCAGGCTGTAGAGGTGGGCTGTCAGTGCCCGGCCCAGCTGCAGGACACTTTCATACTTGCGCTTCGTCTCACGCAGCAACTCAATCTGCAGCTCCAGCTCCAGGTCCACAGTCCGGGAGCCTCGGCCAAATCGCTCTGATAACAGCTGCTTTGTGCACTGATTGGGAAGTGGGGGAATAGGTCAGAGACCCTAGcaccttgcccctccccccaacaggTATTGACCCTAGCATCCCCACACTCCTAGTCTCGGCCATAGATGGGATACTGGAATCTGGAATATGGGGTAAAGGTACCCAGGAAAAGTGTGGGAAAAGGGAAAAGTGCTTAAATCCCACCTTGTATGTGTTGATGCCCCATTTCTTGACGATGTCAAACTTCTCTCCAGCGATGCCCCGAGCCACCTCATCTCCAGGGCCAGCAGGAGTGGTACTGTGAGATGGATGGCGGCCAGACCCTAAAGAACCAAGTTCTCTGACACCAGCCTCTCTCAGATATAACCAGACATCTCTGTGGGTCCACCCATACCTCCTAGCCAGCATTTGAATAACTTTACTGAAATAGCAGAAACTAGAGACAATGAGATTCTCCTACTCACTAGGAACAGAACTCATACCTTGTGCCCTGAGACCCAAATTCCAATATACATCTGGCCTCCTTCTGAGGTGGTGATGGGGACTGGGGTGTGGAAGGGAGTTGCTGGTGTACAGGGGCagagaagatggaagaaaatatgctaagaatgGGGTGGCAGGTCAAGGATGGTGGGTCCTGATAATAAGAAACCTCACTGACATCCTCATGTGGAATCTGAGTCAGTGTGAGATTCAAGAATATTTGCTTCTCTAAACTTTAGAGTCTAAACCAAAACTCTGAGAAGCTTCAGAGTTCCAAATCTGTCTCAAGCTCCAGAGCAGGGAGAATGTCTGTGAAACAGAGTTCTTTACGTGATTCGGGTAGTTgcagcagagaaaggaaaaatggtcACATCTTAGGGGCTAAATGGCAAATGGGAGCAGCTGGACAACCCTGGGCTCTAGCCTTGGGCTCTAGCTAAGGACAGTCCATAGGTCTCATACTAGCAGAAGTTCCCAGTATCTCCAGACATACTTCAAGCTATCTTAGGCATACCCTATACTCCCCAAAACCATTACCCTACTCTCTCTCCAAACAAGCTTCCTGTCCTGTTCCGATCATTCATACCTGTGGGGATGAGTCCGTCACCAGAGCCCCCATAGCCACCAGACACAATGCTGGTTTCATTGAGGTTGGGTCCTGACACCATCACCTGCTGGAGGTCCTATAGGCCAGAGAAGAGGGGGGCTTCAGGAACATTGGGGCAGCTGAATCATTTGGGGGGTGAGAACAAGCTTGGATTGAAGCatcacagagagagcacacaaaggaAGTCTGCATAGAATCAGAATGAAGATTTGTAAAAAGCTTG
It encodes:
- the ARFIP2 gene encoding arfaptin-2 isoform X2, with product MVSGPNLNETSIVSGGYGGSGDGLIPTGSGRHPSHSTTPAGPGDEVARGIAGEKFDIVKKWGINTYKCTKQLLSERFGRGSRTVDLELELQIELLRETKRKYESVLQLGRALTAHLYSLLQTQHALGDAFADLSQKSPELQEEFGYNAETQKLLCKNGETLLGAVNFFVSSINTLVTKTMEDTLMTVKQYEAARLEYDAYRTDLEELSLGPRDAGTRGRLESAQATFQAHRDKYEKLRGDVAIKLKFLEENKIKVMHKQLLLFHNAVSAYFAGNQKQLEQTLQQFNIKLRPPGAEKPSWLEEQ
- the ARFIP2 gene encoding arfaptin-2 isoform X1, which translates into the protein MTDGILGKAATMEIPIHGNGEAGQLPEDDGLEQDLQQVMVSGPNLNETSIVSGGYGGSGDGLIPTGSGRHPSHSTTPAGPGDEVARGIAGEKFDIVKKWGINTYKCTKQLLSERFGRGSRTVDLELELQIELLRETKRKYESVLQLGRALTAHLYSLLQTQHALGDAFADLSQKSPELQEEFGYNAETQKLLCKNGETLLGAVNFFVSSINTLVTKTMEDTLMTVKQYEAARLEYDAYRTDLEELSLGPRDAGTRGRLESAQATFQAHRDKYEKLRGDVAIKLKFLEENKIKVMHKQLLLFHNAVSAYFAGNQKQLEQTLQQFNIKLRPPGAEKPSWLEEQ